A region of Planococcus sp. MSAK28401 DNA encodes the following proteins:
- the mfd gene encoding transcription-repair coupling factor encodes MKHILQTFLGDSHTQSFIKELKKGQDHQLISGLSGSARPIFYQTVHEELDKPLLVVTPNLLHAQRVYDDLVRLMGEQRVRLYPAEETIAADIAFSGPELRAHRIDTLDHMKSTGKGIYVTPVSGLRKLLPSPAQWDGATLRVSDGDELETENWLLKLVAMGYSRTTMVTSPGEFALRGGILDVYPLHFEHPVRIELFDTEVDSIRLFSAEDQRSLEKIESLCILPAVELVLSAGQKRVLADRIEDQLTASLKKLKDDDTKELMLQYVQHDIDTLRSGDEPEQLAKYAALVDSQSAFLGDYFPEDGVVFFDELGRIQEMTETLEREEAEWTVSLLEEGKFLHDVPLAYPFREVLSKLKQPANFLSLFTRTFPLVTIKKSLAYSCKPMQSFHGQMNLLQAEMERWTLGKFRVFVVASGEERLQKVRSVLEDYEMEAEIITEKTIVQDGKTYLVDGELSGGFEMPLQRMAVITDAELFKKQPKKKTRAQKLTNAERIKSYSEIKPGDYIVHIHHGIGRFVGIETLESGGVHKDYLHIVYKGDDKLFVPVDKIDLVQKYIASEEKEPKLHKMGGVEWKKTRTKVSAAVQDIADDLIKLYAEREALEGFTFSEDQDMQRQFETEFPYEETPDQLRSIDEVKKDMERKRPMDRLICGDVGYGKTEVAIRAAFKAVLDGKQVAFLVPTTILAQQHFETMSERFKDYPMEVGLMSRFRSKKQQTETVKGLKNGSVDVVVGTHRILSKDVVYKDLGLLIIDEEQRFGVTHKEKIKQLKSTVDVLTLTATPIPRTLHMSMIGVRDLSVIETPPANRFPVQSYVMEHNGGLVREAIEREMARGGQVFYLYNRVSDMTRKVDEIQQLVPEARVGYAHGQMSETELESIILGFLDGEYDVLVTTTIIETGIDIPNVNTLIVYDADRMGLSQLYQLRGRVGRSSRVAYAYFMYQRDKVLTDVAEKRLMAIKEFTELGSGFKIAMRDLSIRGAGNLLGSQQHGFIDSVGFDLYSQMLEEAIEERRTGMKKEVVPEVEISLTEDAYIPDSYIADGYQKIQMYKRVKNMETAEEMIDLQDELIDRFGDLPIEAEQLLRIARMKVWARAAGVESIKQQGDRVTVKLSDAGTEAIDGGKVVEASSSYGRAVGFTMNGQALVLNIDGKKTGKHHPFDVLEGMMEILADSVREEASVG; translated from the coding sequence ATGAAGCACATTTTGCAGACATTTTTAGGGGATTCCCACACTCAATCGTTTATCAAAGAACTGAAAAAAGGGCAGGACCATCAGCTGATCTCCGGCTTATCCGGCAGCGCACGGCCGATTTTTTACCAAACGGTCCATGAAGAACTGGACAAGCCGCTGCTCGTCGTGACGCCGAATTTGCTGCATGCCCAACGGGTCTATGACGATTTGGTCAGGCTCATGGGGGAGCAGCGCGTGCGTTTGTATCCGGCGGAAGAAACGATCGCTGCCGATATCGCATTTTCAGGGCCGGAACTGCGGGCCCACCGCATCGATACGCTCGACCATATGAAATCGACCGGCAAAGGCATTTACGTCACGCCGGTTTCCGGCTTGCGCAAATTATTGCCATCTCCTGCACAATGGGACGGGGCGACTTTGCGCGTTTCGGACGGAGATGAACTCGAGACCGAAAACTGGCTATTGAAGCTTGTTGCAATGGGCTATTCCCGCACGACGATGGTCACTTCCCCCGGCGAATTCGCTTTACGCGGCGGCATCCTCGATGTCTACCCGCTGCATTTCGAGCATCCGGTTCGCATTGAGCTATTCGATACGGAAGTCGATTCCATCCGCTTGTTCTCCGCAGAAGACCAGCGTTCGCTTGAGAAAATCGAGTCGCTGTGCATTTTGCCGGCTGTTGAATTGGTGTTGTCGGCAGGACAGAAGCGTGTATTGGCAGACCGGATCGAAGATCAATTGACGGCGAGCTTGAAGAAGCTCAAGGATGACGATACGAAAGAGTTGATGCTGCAATACGTACAGCATGATATCGACACATTGCGGAGCGGCGACGAACCGGAACAGCTGGCGAAATATGCCGCTTTGGTCGACTCGCAATCCGCTTTTCTCGGGGATTATTTCCCTGAAGACGGCGTCGTGTTTTTCGATGAGCTCGGGCGCATCCAGGAAATGACCGAAACGCTGGAGCGCGAAGAAGCGGAGTGGACGGTATCGCTTCTCGAGGAAGGGAAGTTCCTCCATGACGTGCCGCTGGCGTACCCGTTCCGTGAGGTGTTATCGAAACTCAAGCAGCCGGCCAATTTCCTGTCACTCTTTACGCGGACTTTTCCGCTCGTCACGATCAAGAAATCGCTCGCCTATTCCTGCAAGCCGATGCAATCGTTCCATGGGCAGATGAATTTATTGCAAGCTGAAATGGAACGCTGGACGCTCGGCAAGTTCCGCGTATTTGTCGTGGCAAGCGGCGAAGAACGGCTGCAAAAAGTGCGTTCTGTGCTGGAAGATTACGAGATGGAAGCGGAAATCATTACCGAAAAAACCATCGTGCAAGACGGCAAAACCTATCTCGTCGACGGTGAATTGTCGGGCGGCTTTGAAATGCCGCTGCAGCGCATGGCAGTCATTACCGATGCGGAATTGTTCAAAAAGCAGCCGAAGAAAAAAACCCGCGCACAAAAATTGACCAATGCCGAGCGCATCAAGAGCTATTCGGAAATCAAGCCGGGTGACTACATCGTCCATATCCATCACGGCATCGGACGCTTTGTCGGCATTGAGACATTGGAAAGCGGCGGCGTGCATAAAGATTATCTTCACATCGTCTATAAAGGCGATGATAAATTATTCGTGCCGGTCGACAAAATTGACCTCGTCCAGAAATACATCGCCTCGGAAGAAAAAGAACCGAAGCTCCATAAGATGGGCGGCGTCGAATGGAAGAAAACGCGCACGAAAGTATCGGCCGCCGTACAGGATATCGCCGATGACTTGATCAAGCTGTATGCGGAACGCGAAGCGCTTGAAGGCTTCACGTTCAGCGAAGACCAGGACATGCAGCGCCAATTCGAAACGGAATTCCCTTACGAGGAAACGCCTGACCAATTGCGCTCCATAGACGAAGTGAAAAAAGACATGGAGAGAAAACGCCCGATGGACCGCTTGATCTGCGGCGATGTCGGCTACGGCAAAACGGAAGTCGCCATTCGAGCGGCGTTCAAAGCGGTGCTAGACGGCAAGCAAGTGGCGTTCCTTGTGCCGACCACCATTCTCGCCCAACAGCATTTCGAAACGATGAGCGAGCGTTTCAAGGATTACCCGATGGAAGTTGGCCTCATGAGTCGCTTCCGTTCAAAAAAACAGCAAACTGAAACGGTTAAAGGCTTGAAGAACGGTTCGGTCGACGTCGTTGTCGGCACGCACCGCATCTTATCGAAAGATGTCGTGTATAAAGATCTCGGCTTGCTGATCATCGATGAAGAGCAGCGTTTCGGTGTGACCCATAAAGAGAAAATCAAGCAACTGAAATCGACGGTGGATGTCTTGACCTTGACGGCGACGCCGATTCCGCGGACTTTGCACATGTCGATGATCGGCGTGCGCGACCTGTCCGTCATCGAGACGCCGCCTGCCAACCGTTTCCCGGTGCAGAGCTATGTCATGGAACATAATGGCGGGCTCGTGCGCGAAGCGATTGAACGCGAGATGGCGCGCGGCGGCCAAGTGTTTTATTTATACAACCGGGTGAGCGATATGACCCGCAAAGTGGACGAGATCCAGCAGCTCGTTCCGGAAGCGCGCGTCGGCTATGCCCATGGGCAGATGTCTGAGACCGAACTCGAATCGATCATTCTCGGCTTTCTCGATGGCGAATACGATGTCCTTGTGACGACGACGATCATCGAAACCGGCATCGACATCCCGAACGTCAATACGCTCATCGTCTATGACGCCGACCGCATGGGCTTGTCGCAGCTTTATCAATTGCGCGGACGCGTCGGACGCTCGAGCCGCGTGGCGTATGCCTATTTCATGTATCAGCGCGATAAAGTGCTGACCGATGTCGCAGAAAAGCGCTTAATGGCTATCAAGGAATTCACCGAACTCGGCTCCGGCTTTAAAATTGCCATGCGCGATTTGTCGATCCGCGGGGCGGGCAATTTGCTCGGCTCCCAGCAGCACGGCTTTATCGATTCGGTCGGCTTCGATTTGTATTCGCAAATGCTCGAAGAAGCGATTGAAGAGCGCCGCACCGGCATGAAGAAAGAAGTCGTGCCGGAAGTGGAAATCTCGCTGACGGAAGACGCTTATATTCCGGACAGTTATATTGCCGACGGCTACCAGAAGATCCAAATGTACAAGCGCGTCAAAAATATGGAAACTGCCGAAGAAATGATCGACTTGCAGGATGAATTGATCGACCGCTTCGGCGATTTGCCGATCGAAGCCGAGCAATTGCTGCGCATCGCCCGCATGAAAGTCTGGGCGCGCGCTGCCGGTGTCGAATCAATCAAACAGCAAGGAGACCGCGTCACCGTCAAATTGAGCGATGCCGGAACGGAAGCGATCGACGGCGGAAAAGTCGTCGAAGCTTCCAGCAGCTACGGCCGTGCAGTCGGCTTTACGATGAACGGCCAGGCACTCGTTTTGAATATAGACGGCAAGAAGACCGGCAAGCATCATCCATTTGATGTGCTTGAAGGCATGATGGAGATTCTGGCTGATTCTGTCCGGGAAGAGGCGTCGGTCGGTTGA
- a CDS encoding putative polysaccharide biosynthesis protein produces MTAQHSMASFLKGAALLTLAGFIVKLLSAVYRVPFQNLVGDEGFYIYQQVYPFVAIFGIWTSYGFAVAVSKLLAEHQDAEHAGILRVAFWLIAIISASAFAVLYLGAGVLAGWMGDPLLAGLLRAGAFAVVFMAPLAIMKGRLQATGNMAPVATAQVAEQAVRVAVILIGAFAAVSSGLSLYAAGQVAIAAAGAGAFAAVLLLWRSYQRQRERSIITFQQGMAKKLLFTSLSVSMSSLLLVLFQLVDSFTVYRLLEQLLGAEAAMEQKGIYDRAQPLVQFGILLATSLTLSLVPLIARTMQEKSGRSPELYASLAFRVSVLFAVAASAGLTLVMPYVNEALFQTPDGSFALIVFNWQIVSMSLVLVLTAILYGFGKVRVPALFLFIGLLLKLAGNLWLVPGYGITGAALAGNIGLAFIAAALIWYFKKVWPLLFAHARFYGWLLAASVAMAIAVYAFIVVIVPLLPWSGRWEAVFITLTAVPLGAAVFLLVVAKSRIITEREWYIIPFGRRLAALQLALNPRKKRS; encoded by the coding sequence ATGACGGCGCAACATTCGATGGCCAGTTTCTTGAAAGGCGCCGCGTTGCTTACGCTCGCAGGGTTTATCGTCAAACTGCTGAGCGCTGTTTACCGGGTACCGTTTCAGAACCTGGTCGGCGACGAGGGCTTTTATATTTATCAACAAGTGTATCCATTCGTGGCGATTTTCGGCATTTGGACGTCCTACGGCTTTGCGGTCGCCGTGTCGAAATTATTGGCGGAGCATCAGGACGCAGAGCACGCAGGAATTTTGCGCGTTGCGTTTTGGCTAATCGCCATCATTTCTGCTTCAGCTTTTGCCGTGCTGTACCTGGGTGCTGGTGTGCTCGCCGGCTGGATGGGCGATCCCTTGCTTGCCGGGTTGCTGCGGGCAGGGGCGTTTGCGGTCGTCTTCATGGCGCCGCTTGCCATTATGAAAGGCCGACTTCAGGCAACTGGCAATATGGCACCGGTCGCAACGGCCCAAGTCGCAGAACAGGCAGTGCGCGTCGCGGTCATTCTGATTGGGGCATTTGCTGCCGTCAGCTCCGGTTTGTCGCTGTATGCGGCAGGGCAGGTGGCGATCGCCGCTGCTGGTGCCGGCGCATTCGCGGCTGTGCTGTTATTATGGCGCTCTTACCAGAGACAAAGAGAGCGCTCTATTATTACCTTCCAACAAGGAATGGCGAAGAAACTGCTGTTTACAAGCCTCAGCGTCAGCATGAGTTCCCTGTTATTGGTGCTGTTTCAGCTGGTCGATTCGTTTACTGTCTATCGCCTGCTTGAACAGCTGCTCGGGGCAGAGGCCGCGATGGAACAAAAAGGCATCTACGACCGTGCGCAACCGCTTGTGCAATTCGGCATTTTGCTGGCGACTTCTTTGACGCTGTCGCTCGTGCCGCTCATTGCCCGTACGATGCAGGAAAAAAGCGGCCGCAGCCCGGAGCTTTACGCGAGCCTCGCATTTCGCGTGTCCGTTTTGTTTGCGGTCGCTGCGTCGGCTGGTTTGACACTGGTCATGCCTTATGTAAATGAAGCTTTATTCCAGACGCCGGACGGATCTTTTGCACTGATTGTTTTTAATTGGCAAATCGTTTCGATGTCGCTTGTGCTTGTGCTGACGGCGATTCTGTACGGCTTCGGAAAAGTTCGTGTGCCGGCGCTGTTCTTGTTTATCGGCTTGCTGCTGAAACTAGCCGGCAATTTATGGCTGGTGCCGGGATACGGCATCACCGGGGCGGCGCTTGCCGGCAATATTGGCTTGGCCTTTATTGCGGCAGCGCTCATCTGGTATTTTAAAAAGGTTTGGCCGCTGCTATTTGCTCACGCCCGTTTTTACGGCTGGCTCTTGGCGGCATCAGTGGCGATGGCGATCGCGGTGTACGCCTTTATAGTGGTGATCGTGCCGCTATTGCCATGGTCCGGCCGGTGGGAAGCCGTTTTCATCACACTGACCGCCGTTCCTCTCGGCGCTGCCGTGTTTTTACTGGTGGTGGCAAAATCACGGATTATCACTGAAAGGGAATGGTATATTATCCCGTTCGGACGCCGGCTGGCTGCGTTGCAATTGGCGCTCAATCCACGAAAGAAAAGGAGTTAG
- the mazG gene encoding nucleoside triphosphate pyrophosphohydrolase — protein MHTIHILGLGAGDLLQLPLGVYRTLKEADPLYLRTADHPVVTELETEGLRYESFDAIYEKHDDFAPVYKEIAETLIALAENASVYYAVPGHPLVAEQTVQFLIEAEKQGRCELSIAGGQSFLDAIFGALRIDPIEGFQLVDGTGLDSDRLNMTEHILIAQVYDQFSASEVKLSLMEKYPDDYPVTIVTAAGATSERLRTVPLHELDRSAEIDNLTTVYVPPATEQTQRLKEWQTFREIIAKLRSPEGCPWDREQTHESLRPYLLEEAHELLQAIEEEDDEAIAEELGDVLLQVFLHAQIGQDSGYFQLEDILEAISDKMIRRHPHVFADVNVASADEVVDNWQAIKRQEKPAGESLLDGQDRHSSSLLTSYNYQKKAAKVGFTWKDADGAWAKFEEELQEFKIEVANGSKDQQLDEFGDLLFTLVNIARFYGLSPEQAMVQANRKFRTRFSHVEQRAKEGGRTFSDYTLDQLDGFWNEAKAGHGEDENHETR, from the coding sequence ATGCATACCATTCATATACTCGGCCTTGGCGCCGGGGATCTTCTGCAATTGCCGCTCGGCGTATACCGTACCTTGAAAGAGGCGGACCCGCTTTACTTGCGGACAGCGGATCACCCGGTCGTTACAGAGCTGGAGACAGAAGGCTTACGTTACGAGAGTTTTGATGCAATTTACGAAAAGCATGACGATTTTGCGCCGGTTTATAAGGAAATCGCCGAGACGCTTATTGCGCTTGCGGAAAACGCATCCGTTTATTACGCAGTGCCGGGACATCCGCTCGTTGCGGAACAGACGGTGCAATTTTTGATCGAAGCGGAAAAACAAGGGCGCTGTGAATTGTCGATTGCCGGGGGGCAAAGCTTTTTGGACGCCATATTCGGCGCTTTGCGCATCGATCCGATCGAGGGTTTCCAGCTGGTCGACGGCACAGGCCTCGACAGCGACCGCTTGAATATGACCGAACATATTTTGATTGCGCAAGTGTATGACCAGTTCAGCGCATCCGAAGTGAAACTGTCGCTGATGGAGAAATACCCGGACGATTACCCGGTAACGATTGTTACAGCCGCAGGGGCCACTTCAGAGCGCCTGCGTACGGTGCCGCTCCACGAACTCGACCGTTCGGCGGAAATCGATAATTTGACGACTGTCTACGTGCCGCCTGCAACGGAGCAGACGCAGCGTTTGAAAGAATGGCAGACATTCCGTGAGATCATCGCGAAACTGCGCAGTCCTGAAGGCTGCCCGTGGGACCGCGAGCAGACCCATGAATCGCTGCGCCCTTATTTACTCGAAGAAGCGCACGAATTGCTGCAGGCGATCGAAGAGGAAGATGACGAAGCCATCGCTGAAGAACTGGGCGATGTGTTGCTCCAAGTGTTCTTGCACGCGCAAATCGGCCAGGATAGTGGCTATTTCCAGTTGGAAGACATCCTAGAGGCCATCAGTGATAAAATGATCCGCCGTCATCCCCATGTATTCGCTGACGTGAATGTAGCGTCTGCGGATGAAGTCGTGGATAATTGGCAAGCAATCAAGCGCCAGGAAAAACCGGCGGGCGAATCACTGCTTGATGGCCAGGACCGTCACAGCTCGTCGCTGTTGACCTCGTATAATTACCAGAAGAAAGCAGCGAAAGTGGGCTTTACCTGGAAAGACGCGGACGGCGCTTGGGCGAAGTTCGAAGAGGAATTGCAGGAGTTCAAGATTGAAGTGGCGAATGGTTCCAAAGACCAGCAGCTTGATGAATTCGGCGATTTGTTGTTCACGCTCGTCAACATCGCGCGTTTTTACGGCTTGTCGCCCGAACAGGCGATGGTCCAGGCGAACCGCAAATTCCGCACGCGCTTTTCACACGTGGAGCAGCGCGCGAAAGAAGGCGGCCGTACGTTTTCAGATTACACATTAGACCAGCTCGACGGCTTCTGGAACGAAGCGAAAGCTGGACACGGAGAGGACGAAAATCATGAGACTCGATAA
- a CDS encoding RNA-binding S4 domain-containing protein translates to MRLDKFLKVSRLIKRRTLAKEVADQGRILVNGNKAKASSVVKEGDELQIRFGQKVVTARIDQLRENVRKEQTAEMYTILNEEKLDKVDPSFVDDEA, encoded by the coding sequence ATGAGACTCGATAAATTCCTGAAAGTATCCCGTTTGATCAAGCGCCGCACTTTGGCGAAAGAAGTAGCCGACCAAGGTCGCATTTTGGTCAATGGCAATAAAGCGAAAGCGAGCAGCGTCGTCAAAGAAGGCGACGAACTGCAGATCCGCTTCGGGCAAAAAGTGGTTACTGCCCGCATCGACCAATTGCGCGAAAACGTCCGCAAAGAACAGACTGCGGAAATGTACACGATCCTGAACGAAGAAAAGCTCGATAAAGTGGACCCGAGCTTTGTGGACGACGAGGCATAA
- the argF gene encoding ornithine carbamoyltransferase, translating to MTMIMPLAPTVAQEDFLSLKDYSTEEILDLLNLAIELKKPENKHLPLLKGKVLGMIFEKSSTRTRVSFEAGMLQLGGHAMFLSSQDTQLGRGETIADTARVLSGYLDGLMIRTFHQSAVEELAQFSSIPVINGLTDDYHPCQVLADLMTLIEHFGELKGRKLAYIGDGNNMANSLMIGAAKVGLDIAIAAPKGYEPQAEMVELAQAIAKDTGSVVTVTHDPVEAVKNSDAIYTDVWASMGQEAEAIKHLNDFEGFQVNADLVQHAKADYIFMHCLPAHREEEVTTDILEGPHSVIFQEAENRLHAQKAVLVTLMGD from the coding sequence ATGACGATGATCATGCCGCTTGCCCCAACTGTTGCCCAGGAAGATTTTCTCTCATTGAAAGACTATAGTACCGAGGAGATCCTCGATTTGCTTAATTTAGCGATTGAATTAAAGAAACCGGAAAATAAACATTTGCCGCTCTTGAAAGGAAAAGTGCTCGGCATGATCTTCGAGAAATCGTCAACCCGCACGCGCGTTTCGTTTGAAGCCGGCATGCTGCAGCTCGGCGGCCACGCGATGTTCTTGAGTTCTCAGGATACCCAGCTCGGCCGCGGTGAAACGATTGCCGATACGGCCCGTGTGTTGTCGGGTTATTTGGATGGATTGATGATCCGCACATTCCATCAATCCGCTGTTGAAGAGCTCGCGCAGTTCAGCTCGATTCCCGTCATCAATGGCTTGACCGATGATTACCATCCGTGCCAAGTGCTGGCCGATCTCATGACGCTGATCGAACATTTCGGTGAGTTGAAAGGCCGCAAGCTGGCGTATATCGGAGATGGCAATAATATGGCCAATTCCTTGATGATCGGTGCCGCAAAAGTCGGGCTCGACATCGCGATCGCCGCTCCAAAAGGCTATGAGCCGCAAGCGGAAATGGTCGAACTCGCGCAAGCCATCGCAAAAGATACCGGTTCTGTGGTGACGGTGACCCATGATCCCGTCGAAGCCGTAAAAAACAGCGACGCTATCTATACGGATGTCTGGGCGAGCATGGGTCAGGAAGCGGAAGCCATCAAGCACCTGAATGATTTTGAAGGATTCCAAGTGAATGCGGACCTGGTTCAGCACGCGAAAGCTGATTACATCTTTATGCACTGCCTCCCTGCGCACCGCGAGGAAGAAGTGACGACCGATATTTTAGAAGGCCCCCATTCGGTCATTTTCCAGGAAGCCGAAAACCGCCTGCATGCCCAAAAGGCGGTGCTCGTGACTTTGATGGGCGATTGA